ttatccagagcgacttacagttagtacagggacatttcccccgaagcaagtagggtgaagtgccttgcccaaggacacaacgtcatttggcacggctgggaattgaactggtgaccttcagattactagcccgactccctcaccgctcagccacctgactccccttaggAGTCAGGGGTTAACTCTCAAAAAATTACTGTGTTATGGGAAATTCTTAGGAGCAGTGCTGCATGGAAATGAGATCTCTCTGGCAGGTAGGAGGAATGACTTAAAAGCATTCTGTCATTATCTTctgctatctctcctctctcccttcgatTTTCTCTGAATTTGGGAGAAAGAAACCCGTCCGCATCCGTTTCTTTATCAGAATAGTCTGAATCAGCTAGTTTGAATGATTTATATTCGCTAACGGCACATCGGCATTGCATGCAAAGCAGAAAAGGCTTCTCATTGGACGGAGTGGAGGAATGGAACTGTCCAATCCTCGGCACTCAGCGTTTTCTCCCTGTCAGTCAACACACAGAGCCAGGCTCAGCAGCACGTTAATAACATCACCTCATCGACCGTGTCGTCTTACAGGGATGGCTCGACAAACGTATACGGGCGTCGATTGAGCTTTATTTTCTCGAGTGAGACAACTGTGAATTGAAGCCTCGAGGGCTTCCGTAGGGTATGGACAGCGTCTTGGCCAGGTCTCCAGAAGGGTGCTTACCTCACGTTGCAGGACTGCGAGTCTTTGCTCAGCTTGTGGAACCAGGACTGCTGCGCCCAGCGGCACTCCCCTGCCGTGATCACCTGGTCCTTgtccaggtccagacccaggAACACAGACCGGGCACGGTCGCGCTCCTTGGCAGTCAACAGACGCACCAACGAGTTCTGGAGACCGGAAACAGAATTAGTTGTAGATTGAGTACGGTTGCGCTCCTCTCCAGCTTGATCTACGTATTTTTCGCTGATGTATTTACGATGTGCCACATTGAAAATGGGCCAAAAGGAGATTCTtaaatatattttgaaatgAATTTTTGTCTGTCAATGTCTTTATGACCCCCCTGGTAACCACTCCCAAGTTAGATGGGTTTTGGTGGGTTTGTGACGGTTCTGGGGGACTCTGGTAAGTTACGGTGAATCACAGTACCTCTGTACGAAACTTCATCAACACCCCCAGAGACTCGTGGTACAGGAAGTCGGACCACTCAATCTGCCCCTTCTTGTCCGGGTCCAGGGCCGCAAACTGAGCcaggacctcctcctcctgctcgtcAGACAGGTCCTTATCAAACAGCTGCTTGGACACAAAGTGCCGGTACTGCAGGAGCTCATCCGACACCAGGCAGGACTCTGTCGAGGGAGCGAGGAGCAGAGCACCCCATCAGGCCAGAGCAATCGACAGCAGAACATCCAGAGTTAGATTAGGTTGATTCATTTCGCAAAAGCTAACCAATGGCACCATTTGTTTCCTGACAGCCAGACACAGCTTGATGAGAAACTGGACGGCGTGTTCAATCCTTTGACTACTTGTCTTATCtgagtgtgtatatgttatAGTCGTCAGTAATTATAGTAGTGGAGTCCATGGTGACTCACCAGGGATGATCTTGCACTGCTTGAAAGTTTCCATTAGGCTATACATCTCCTCCTCAGTCAACAGCAGGTTCACGTTGTCCTGAAACAGAGACGGGGGgagaacgggagagagagacagagaaagagagagtggggggagggggagagagagaaaacgagagagagcggggggggggagaagaggcggAAAGAGGTCACTATTCATCGAATAGAGAgaaaatacatttcatacaGACTCCCTTAAGTGCTTTTTCACATTGTCccgagaaagaaagggagagagatggagagggagagagagaaaacagggagAGGTCACTCCTAATCTCCTAATAAGATTGAGGGACAACAGGTTTCATAGAGCATCCTGTATGGATGTGAGTGAAAGGGAGACCAGTACAGAGGACCAGGCATGATGTTGCTACTGCTTTCTGTAAGGGAACATGTGTTGCCATCAAGGCATCCATAATTAAAGGTATATGGTGTGTTTGTCCCTGTACAGACCCCATACTATACCACATGCTCTGGGTATGGATGTAGTCTTTGCCGATGATGTCACTATCCAGTGTATTCGTATAACAGAATGTCATGCTTTTTTTTATGGGAAAGACTTGAGGACTAGACATAGAGACAAATTGGCAAAACTCCTATTAAAAGACTCATTGAGATCCACATTTTTAAGATTTAAATCATCAAAGTcttattttattattgttttaaaTCGTCAGCTACCAAGCATACCGGGATGTCCTGCTGCATCCGATCGCATTGTGGAGTAAGCAGCAAGCCAGCATGCTTTTCCGGCTGTTCTGACCAACCATTCTCAGCACCGTTGAAGATCACATCGACTGAACTACTTACATGACAAAGTAACAGCATCAGAGCGCTCCTGGCTGCCCCCTGGCCAGCTCAGCTAATAGCATTTTTTTgtatctcagagagagagaaaaaaatggagCACCAAGTATTTTTTCAACAATATTCATATATGCGCTGGGAAACTGTGATGGGTATATGAGCAAAAGAGTCAAAGCTCAAGGCACAATGTTATCACAGAGTGGTGAGCCTGAATCCCAATTCTATGTATCCTGCACGCAACAGCACATATGTTATAATGACAGATGCAGTCAGTtataaaagtaaaaaagaaaaagtatgAGATTTTCTAAGCGGTGTGTTTCTAATCTGTCCAGTGCGAGAGGCGAGCTGGTTATAAGTGGATTACAAACGGAGGATGAGTTCTAGGGAAACCAGAGGATTATGGAAATCAGATGACCCTTCACAGCTAAtttggaggtcagaggtcaacagaTCTAGGTCAAACTGGAGATGTACAATagcatgtgtctgcatgtgtttaAATGCAAGTCTTTTCGACGTGCGTTTGACCACTGAAATATTGTTTCAACTGCACTTCCGATTGGCTATACTTTCTATATGCCCTgtgtgtatgtcgctttggataaaagcatctgctaaattaataaaacataaacatttagcagacgctcttacccagagcgacattccccagaggcaagtagggtgaagtgccttgcccaaggacacaccatcattttgcacggccgggaaatcaaaccagcaaccttctgattactagcccgattccttaaccgctcagccacctgacgccttGTGAGCAGGAGAAACCTATAATCACCAGACGGCCATCAAGGTGACACATTTGTGGCGCTGCCTTTCCCAGGCTGGCACAAGCACACAGGGCTCAATACCAGTCCAAAATAATCCCCTGATTGTGACATTGATCAGCCACCGCGAGGAGACTGAGCCCTGGCTGTGGACCATGTCCACTCGATATCCACCCCAGTCAATTTCCTCTCCCGGTCACAAAACAACTCAACGACTCTGTCAGGTAAGGAACAAGATAAGCCGCCAGACTATTTGTTGAGCTGGTTTCTTACATCATTAAAGTCATAGGGGGAAATCCCTGGGGGACAGGGGGCACatgacccccccatcctgggaaaaatatgatttgtcccccccaataaatcactgtaaacataactatgtaatttcaataatattaataatacgcAATGAAAGCACtttgctgattatggacacaatggcgCTTTTTTAATGtgctgtgttacagcagtaatgttggtgtccccctcaggaattgctcttgagaaaatgtgatataatgtcccccccaaagtttatagcagattttcgccactgaaTAAAGCCACTGTGTATGTTATACACTGTATGTTGTatcagtgggagtcaggtggctgagcggttagggaatcggctagtaatctgaagattgccagttcaattcccggccgtgtcaaatgatgttgtgtccttgggcaaggcacttcaccctacttgacttgggggaatgtccctgtacttactgtaagtcgctctggataagagcgtctgctaaatgactacatttaaATGTATCATCTCACAGTCTATgctaatgtgttgttctctgttcctctcactCTTCAAGATATGTACTTTAGTAACTCCTCCTGACTAAAGCACAACATGTTTTGTGAAcatagagtatgtgtgtgtgtatattggtaTATTTATCCCTGGCGTGTgtcttcagagtgtgtgtgttttgtctggtatgtgtgtgtgtctgggtatgggcgtgtgtgtctagtatgtatgtgtgtctggtatatgtgtgtgtgtcttgtaggtgtgtgtgtctggtgtgtgtgtgtgtctgggtatgggcgtgtgtgtctagtatgtatgtgtgtctggtatatgtgtgtgtgtccttgtaggtgtgtgtgtctggtgtgtgtgtgtgtgtgtgtctggtgtgtgtgtgtgtgtgtctgggtatgtgtgtgtgtctggtgtgtgtgtgtgtgtctggtgtgtgtgtctgggtatgtgtgtgtgtctggtgtgtgtgtgtgtgtctgggtatgtgtgtgtgtctggtgtgtgtgtgtgtgtctgggtatgggcgtgtgtgtctagtatgtatgtgtgtctggtatatgtgtgtgtgtcttgtatgtgtgtgtgtctggtgtgtgtgtgtgtgtgtgtgtgtctggtgtgtgtgtgtgtgtctgggtatgtgtgtgtgtctggtgtgtgtgtgtgtgtctggtgtgtgtgtctgggtatgtgtgtgtgtctggtgtgtgtgtgtgtctgggtatggtgtgtgtgtctggtgtgtgtgtgtgtgtctgggtatgtgtgtgtgtctggtgtgtgtgtgtgtgtgtgtgtgtgtgtctgggtatgtgtgtgtgtctggtgtgtgtgtctggtgtgtgtgtgtgtgtgtgtgtctggtgtgtgtgtaaactcacACAGTAGTAGCAGCTCCAGCCAGTGGCTGTGTGTGCCGTGTCCCTCATCTCCTGCAGGGCTTCTGCCTTCAGGACGCCCATCTCCCGCAGACAGCCGTGCGTGGAAGACCCGCGTGCACGTCCTGCAGGGGAACAGCACGTCGGCcgtccacacctcacacacctcacacacctcctcgtTCACGGGCTGGTGAGTCGGACGGgatgccagggggggggggggggggggggggggggggaaacaggggAAGGGAGACGCAGTCGGGGAAGTCATTGTCATTGTGTGAATTTTGTTTGGTTCCAGAATCAAACTTGAACATTGAGCTTCTGTTTAATGGCTGCTTCAGGTTCTAGGAATCTAGAATCTCAAATCTCAGAGTCCTGATTTCAGTTCATTCACTCTAGACACCATTAGCAGGCAGAACATGTTCTCCCATCAATACGATCGGGAACACTGAAACCCGGAAGTCTGAACGCCACAATGTCACTgccaactccctctctctctctctctctctctctctctccctctccctctcctctccctctcctctccctctccctctccctctccctcctcctctctctccctctctctttctctatctatctctctctctctgtgtccatctGTTATGGAGCTCTGCCTTCTGTGTCACAGCCAAGGTCGTCTCTGAGAAACCTTAGAAACCCACGACGAGAGGAGACGAAATCCTGCCACGAGGAGACgccagccaggagagagagagcagcgcaGCCTCTCCTGATGTGGCACAGAACACGCATGCACTTTACAGGTTCTTAACGTCAAAATGTAACAGTCGAACCAACCTTTTGGAAAGACTGCGTGTGAGTCATCCACCCTTTGAGTTGATGATTACAGTGAATTAGTAAAGGGGCTGACAATTGTTCATGGATTCTACCCTGGGCATTGAGTGAGCTGCGAGTGCTTGCCGATGTGTAATTATTTTTTGGCAAGTCCTTGATGACCAAAAAGTATTCATAAAAGTAAAATCTATTGTGAAAATGACTCCAATATCTAATTCAAATATGCTACAGTATCAAAAATAGTTACTTACAGGGACTCTATGTGACCCCACTTTTTTATTCAAACATCATTTTGTAAATGATGTGCTAAAACAATACGTTTGTGTTGATGCACGCAGGCTATAACACCTTAGGATGTCTCACAGACTGTGAAGATAACTTCTTTATCAAGTAATGCA
This is a stretch of genomic DNA from Osmerus mordax isolate fOsmMor3 chromosome 20, fOsmMor3.pri, whole genome shotgun sequence. It encodes these proteins:
- the phf24 gene encoding LOW QUALITY PROTEIN: PHD finger protein 24 (The sequence of the model RefSeq protein was modified relative to this genomic sequence to represent the inferred CDS: deleted 1 base in 1 codon) is translated as MPASSHARDECKVNQEAWGGSRLRDGKGVEPEDLDKSRHQLTPPAFVRPKRDANDGQPMEVDLGQMEQPVNEEVCEVCEVWTADVLFPCRTCTRVFHHGCLREMGVLKAEALQEMRDTAHTATGWSCYYCDNVNLLLTEEEMYSLMETFKQCKIIPESCLVSDELLQYRHFVSKQLFDKDLSDEQEEEVLAQFAALDPDKKGQIEWSDFLYHESLGVLMKFRTENSLVRLLTAKERDRARSVFLGLDLDKDQVITAGECRWAQQSWFHKLSKDSQSCNVSISHVGPISESSPASYHSDRSRDKMLFNSDKEDNSPVSWPDFLKESAIFTLAARPNSPAMHIRLPL